The Wansuia hejianensis genomic interval GTGGATGCGCAGGCGCTGACTGAAATGTGCGAACGCGGTGAGATCAAGGGCTGTCAGGTATACGGCCCCCTGTCCATGGATCTGGCCATCGACGAAGAAGCCGCCCGCCACAAAAAGGTGGACAATCCCGTGGCCGGACATGCAGACGTCCTGCTGTTCCCCAACATTGACGCCGGCAATATCACTTACAAGATCCTGATCCGCACGGCGAAGGTGAAGAACGGCAACGTGCTCCTGGGCGCGGCCGCCCCGGTCATCTTAACCTCTCGCTCCGATGACGTTGAAACCAAGGTGAATTCCATCGCATTCGCCGCCGTCATTTCCAAAGCCATCACCAACTGAGCCTGACGCCTGTCTGAGCGCGTTCACTCTGAAAGCTCTGTAAGACAGCTTTCACTGACCGCGATGTCAGCGGACACAGACTTGTACATATTTAGGAGGTATGAAATTATGGGATATAAATTATTGATCATCAATCCAGGCTCTACTTCTACAAAAATCGGCATTTTTGATGACGAAACTCTTCTTTTTGAAGAAACGCTGCGCCATCCCACAGAAGAGATTGCGAAATATAACCTGATCGTGGATCAGAAGGACTTCCGGAAACAGTTGATTCTGGATTTCCTCACCAGCAAAAATTTTGATATCAAGGAACTCTCCGCAGTCATCGGACGGGGCGGATTGTTAAAACCGATTCCAGGCGGCACCTATGCCACCAGCGACGCACTTCTGGAGGATCTCCGGATCGGACGCCAGGGACAGCACGCTTCCAATCTGGGCGGCCTGCTCGCGCGAGAGATCGCCGATCCTCTGGGCATCCCCTCTTTCATCGTCGATCCGGTGGTAGTGGATGAGCTCGCACCGGTCGCACGCTATTCCGGGCTGCCTCAGATTCCGCGGATCAGCATTTTCCACGCGCTGAACCAAAAAGCAGTTGCAAAACGGTATGCAAAAGAACAGGGAGTTCCTTACGACTCTCTGAATCTGATTGTCGCTCATATGGGCGGCGGCGTATCTGTCGGTGCCCATCAGAACGGCAAGGTGATCGACGTGAACAACACCTTGGACGGAGACGGCCCCTTCTCACCTGAGCGGGCGGGTTCCTTGCCTACCGGAGGCCTTGTGAAGCTCTGCTTCTCCGGCCAGTACAGCCAGGCTGAGATCGCCAAGCTGCTGAATGGCAAGGGTGGCCTGAACGCATATCTGGGAACTAATGACATGCGCCAGGTGACAAAGATGGCCTTTGAAGACGGCAATCAGGAGGCTGAACATGTGTTCCACGCATTTACCTATCAGGTTTCCAAGGAAATCGGCTCCATGGCTGCTGTCCTGAGCGGAAAAGTGGATCAGATCATCCTGACCGGCGGAATCGCCTATGGCGAAAAAGTGGTCGAGGAAATCAAGGCGCGTGTCGGCTTTATCAGCGGCATCACCGTATATGCCGGCGAGGACGAGCTTCTGGCTCTGGCACAGGGCGGCCTCCGTGTGTTAAAGGGTGAAGAAAAGGCTCTGGAATATTAATTATACAAAAAGAGCATGACATTTGATTGGATGTCATGCTCTTTCTTTTATATTGAAAAGCTATTTCTTTTTGTGTCACGGCGTACAGGAAGGTGAAAATGCAGTTCCAGGGCCTTTGCAATTTCCAGTTCACTGTCCAGAATGCGGATTTCTTCGCGCCCTTCACGGATCGTGGTCAGTTTCCTGTCGATCAGACCGCAGTAGCCTGTCTCCGTCCTGATATGGGCCCTCAAGTGTCTGCGGAAAGGCGAATCAGGGCTGTTCCAGCAGAATTCATTCAGCGCACAATAATCCAATGGCGAGTTCTGAAAAGTTCCCACCATCAGTTCACAGAACCCCTCTTCATTCCCTTCCCTTGTTTCCTTTCTCTTCAGCATCCACCAGGATTCATCATACTGCTCCATCCAGAATTCCTCTCCCATCCGTTCCTGGCGGTTCTTCTCCCGGATCAGAACCGCGCCCGGATACATCCTTCCTCCATATCCCACGTCACAATAATATAACTGTTTATCCAGCCGGACAATGGTGCCCCTGTGTCGGATAGGCGCCAGACTGCCGGAATTTTTCATGACGCGGCAGGAGCAGGGATAGGCGTCAAATCCCAGCGTGTACAGCAGTGAGAAGAACAAACCGTTCAGCTCAAAGCAATAACCTCCCCGCCTTTCTTCTATAATTTTCCGACTGAGTGCGTCTGCTTCCAGACGGATGGGAAGTCCATATTCATAGATATCTGTATTTTCATAAGGAACTGACAGCTGATGGGCATAGATCAGCGAATCTAACCCTTTGAGATCCAGAGTAATTTTCTCCGTGCAGCCAATCCGCTCCAGGTATTTTCCGGTATCCGGCAGTTTTTCATAAGTGTCTGTAAAAAATCTTTTCTGTCTTTTCATTATTATTCACTCAATAATTTTTAACGCTCACATCAGAGGGTATACCACCGGTATCATCACGATACATACGAGATAGCTGAGGATACTGACCGGAAGCCCATACCAGATATAATCTTTAAACCGATAACCCGATGACATTGCCATCCCCAAAAATCCGTTGGACAACGGCGTAGCGAACCCTATGGAAGCCCCGAAAACAACCCCCATGGTATAGGGCACCGGATTTAGTCCCATTCCAGATATGACTGACAATACAATCGGAAGCATAATGATAACCGTAGTGACATCCGCGATGAAAATACTCACTGCCATTGCGGCCAAGGTGACTAGAGCCAGCAGAATCCAGGGGTCAAGAAAGCCCCTCAGCAGCCGTTTCAAAGCGCCGGCCGCCAATTCATTCGCGCCGCTGGCCGTCAAAGCGGCTGTAATTCCCATGCTTCCGGCCATCCAGAACAATGTATTCCAGCTCATCTGTCGGAATGCTTCCTTTTGAGTAATCACACCCGTCAGGATACACAGCATCCCTCCCAGGACAGCCGCGCTTCCAACGGAACAAACTCTGCTTACTGACAGTCCCACCACAAGGCTGAGTATGGCAACCGTCTTCCAAAAGTCTGCTTTTTTAAAAAGCTTCTGTCCAGGTTCTCCGGCCTGCCGCTCTATTTCCTCCTCCGGACGTCCGCCCCATATTCTCCGCCCCAGGGGATATCCGATAAATGCCATGTACAGCAAACCTGCAAGAAGCACCGGAATGCCAATCAGGGTTGTGGAAAAAAATCCCAGACTTATGCCCTCCGCTTCCGCCAGATAGCCAGAGGCGAAAATCTGTGGCGCCGCTCCCACCACTGTGCAGGTCCCGCCCATGATCGTACCGATGATCACAGGCATAGAAAGATTACGCAGGCGGGTGGATGAATTTCCCGATGCAACCCCCATACAGATTGTCAGCATCATAGCACTGACAATGGTACTGTTCATGAATGCCGAGAAAGCGGCTGCAATCAATGCCAATCCCACTATCATGAGTCTCTCATTGCCCCTTGCAAGCCTGGCCACTGTCTTCCCGACAAATTCCGCAGCGCCGGACGCCTGCACGGCCGCTCCGATGATGCCCATACCGAAAATAATCAGTACCAGATCGTTGCTCAGCCCGCCTGCAACGGTTTCCACATCACAGACGCCAAAGATCACCATAGCCACACAGCCACAGATTACCGTAGCCGCGCTTGGTACAAATTCCAATATTAAAAACACAATGACTACTGCCAGGATAATGAGAGCCACAACCGCTTTATCCATCACCTACTCCTTTAATGTGTTTTATAAAAATTTCTTCCATACTGTTCATATTCATCAGCTACCCAGCGTTTTGCGTTCTGTACATCTGTGTCTTCAGGATCTCCATAGACGCTGGCCCAGAATACGAATCCTCCATCCGGAGCATAAGTATTAATGCACTTTCTCACCTCTTCACGGATCAACTCTTCCGAAGCATCAGGCCTTCCCACAACCCCCTGGGAATCCCAACAACCATTCAGCACCAGCCGCCTTCCGTATTTTTTCTTGATCGCCATGAGATTATTCACGACCTGAGCCGGCTCCCACACCCTCACACCGAAGTCGAACCAGTCCTCAATCATATCCTCACACCTTCCGCAATTATGCATCGTGACAGGTATATTCTGTTCATTGGCAGTTTTCAGCTCCCGCACATACCAGGGTTTGATCATCTCCCGAAACATGCTGACCGAAATAAACGGATTTCTGGCTGTCGCTGTATCGTCCCAACAATACATCAGGTCTGGATGGTAGAATTCTACCATCTTTTCCGATACCTGCGTGTAAAAATCAGAGAGATATTCCAGTAGTGCCATACACTCCTCCGGCTCTTCATACATCGCGCACAACCCCTCTTCGAATCCCATGAAATTCATCAGGTTCTGGAAATATCCCATATGTACTTGCCCCAGCACGGCAGTTTTTTCTCTGTCAATATTGGACAGATCCTTCTTAGCCATTGCCTCCCAGTCGACCCCAGACAGGTCCGGGGCTTTAATGACCTCCCGCCATCGGCGGATGTCCTTCAATATAAACTGGTTCGGTTTTGGCAGCGCCATCCAGCCTGTCTCCCTCGTAGTTACATATTCCACTCCCCATACATCAAACCCTCCTTCAAAGGTCCGTTTCTCTTTCAATATGGATGGAGTGAGCACGGTTGTTGCCGGGGGCCTCCCTCCCGGCCCGGGCACTCTGTGCCTCGGAATCCATTCCGGAATCTCTCCGTTTACCGCCATCATATAGTTTTCTTTCTCAGTTAACATCCTTTATACCTCTTTTCTTTCTTCTATTCCATTCAGGATCGCAGGAGCTTACGAACCTCTATTTAGCTACTTTCCTAGATGACTGTCACACTGATAATAATTACTGTAAGAAGTCCTCCCAGAAGGGGTACCGCGTTTCTTTTAATTAACTGCAGAGCCGGTATATTCACATATTTTGACGTAAATACATTGGCCGCTGATATCGGTGAAAAAGATCTTGAAAGACCACTGGCCAGCTCCAAAGGCAGCAGCACGCTCTGGTTTTCCAGTCCGCCTGCCTGAGCAATACTTTTAACGAAAGGTGAAAATGTCGTGGAACTGGGCACATTGCTGGCGATGCAGATCGTCATGATAATTGCCATTGCGCAGATCGCAAGAATCATGATGATACCAGGCATCTGCATATGCACCAACCAGCCGGAGATCGTCTGAAACCCTCCGATCTTCTGAACTCCGCCCGCGAATACCGTGGCGGCGGCGATCAGTGTAATCATGTCACAAAAACAGTTCCCCATCCCCTTAAACATCTCTTTTGTCCCGTCTAGAGCCGGCTTCACACTCCGGTGGCGGATAAATTCACAGATCAGCGTCACGAAAAGGGACATGACCGATGCCCCAAAGGCAGTCACGACCACATTTCCTAATACTGCTTTACTGCAGATAATCATGATGATCAGGGGCAGCATCGGAAGCACGCAGTAAAATGCCGGAAGGCCTTTTACCTCTTCTTCCTTTACCTCCTCCGCGTCACTGCCCAGCACAAATTTATCCTTTTTATCTAAGACCTGGTTTACAATGAATGCCAGAACTGCAGTTACAGCCAAACCCGCGAAAAAGATACCCAGCTGATAATTGACGAACAACTCAGACTGATCCAGATTTGTTTCCGACAGCTGAATCACCATAGCAGTAGTTGGGCAGGCGGGGCCCCAGTCAAAGGCGCTGGCCACCACACAGGTGGAAGCGGCAGCCACCTTGCTCATACCCGCTCCCAACAGCACTGGGTAAACTGTCACCATCAGAAGTGCAATCAGGCCGGTCTGGGATGGGATTGCCAGGCGCATGATGCCCCCCAGGATCACCACGATCAGGATCAGGAAATACGGTGATTTTACCTTCCGAAACGGTCGGATTGCCTGCAGCGCCAGCAGCTTGGAGGCGCCGATATAATTCATATACGCTGCATACCCAACCACCGGCATTAGCACCAGCCCATGGGTCGTAAAAGTGCTCAGAAACTTGTCTTTCACAAACTCAAATACATCCACAAACCGATTTCCCGCGCTGGCGTCCCCCATCACGCTCTGTCCCGTGATCATGCTGTACAGCAGAAGCACTGCAATGCCTATGCCCATCAACGAGATAACGGGATAGTTTTTCTTCATGACAATCACTGCCAGAAGAACGATAACCGCAACCGTTAATAATACATCCATAGATTCTACCTCTCTTTTCTCTACCTCATTTTTTTATCTTCCAAAGCCGGCTTGAAAAATCCATATTGTGATGTTATACTCTCTCTCAGAACAACCCGTAATGCAGCATTTATTGCCATGAGGAGCCCAAATAATGTTATTAAGTATCTGCAATCTGTTTGACTGGTTGAGCAGGAAAGGATATAATGTCCGATCCGACATCCATACCGGGCCGCCCATATTAAGCGGCGTCCGCCTGCTGAACAATTATTATCCGGAACAGGATCAGGACGATGTGGCCTTTATTGGCCCATCAGAGGATTTTATGAATTCTCCTTCACCAGGCACTATCGTCTGCTGCAAAAATGATATTATCTATATCGACGAGATCGACACGGAACTGATCTTTAATGAATGTATCCGCGCCTTTGAATTTTTCAATCAATGGGAAATCGCTTTGCTGGAAGCTGTGATTCAGGACAGCAATTTAAACACCTTCATCACCCTGGGACATCAGGTTTTTCAGTCGCCCATGTTCATAAGCGGCGCTAACGGCCAGACCTATGCCATCACTTCTCAGTATGACCCCAGCATCCATCCGATCTGGAAACAACGTCTGGAGAACGGGAATTTATCCTTTGACTTCATCAACCAGTACCATGAAGGCGATTATTTTCAGGAAATGTATTCAAGCACTTACCCCCAGATATCCGTCTCGCCGATCTGGGGAGGGGAAATATTATTTTCTAACCTGCGGACCAGGAATGAACGGATAGGCTCCGTCATTATCTATGAATACGGCCACAAATTTCATCAGGGCGATGTCCATCTTCTTCATGTTTACGCAAAAATCATCGAGAAAGCGCTGGCCCTGCATCCTACTCAGTATTTCTCTCTGTCAGAGCTGGAGAATCTGGCGTTCCATCTGCTGGATGAAAAAGACACAAACTGGGAAACTGCCTACAATACACTGCGCGCCTATCGCTGGAAATACGACCACCGCTTTCTGGTCATCTGCTCCAGTTCCCCTTCGGGCATTGATTCCGTAATTATCGGGCGCCTGCGTGATATCATCAAGAGTAAATATAATGGTATCTGTACCGTCCTGTATGACGGCAACCTTCTGGTTATCATTAATCTGAACCTGAGGAATGACTACCATACAGTCATATCAGATATGCAGACACTGACCAAAAACAAGTTGATCTTTGGTATCAGTTATCCTTTTTTGGATTTTGCCAACCTCAAACTTTATTACCAACAGGCACTGCTTTCCATGCAGACAGCCAAATCACAGAAGAAAACTCTCATGGACTTTGAAGAAATATTTTCCTCCGCCCTCCGTAAAAACCTGCCAACCAATTCAGGATTATCCGCCATGGTGCATCCTGATATCCTGCTGCTCTTGTCCATGGACAGAAAAAACTCTACTGATTATGCCACGACCTTGTATGTATATCTGCTCTGCGGATGCAATTCCAGAGAAACAGCCAGAATTCTGTCTATACACCGCAACACACTTTTGTATCGGATGGACAAAATCCGTACATTTTGCACATTATCCCTGGACAACTTGCAAAACAGACAAATTTTATTCATTTCTCTTGTATTTTCAGGCTTTTTCTTAAATTAAAAACATTTTAGCACAATATTCTTATTCATACCATGTAACAGATCATAGAAATATGGCCGGCCCATTGTGCCATTTGGCACAGTGAGTCAGCCATATTTCTTATACTACAGGGCACACTTACAGGAACTGAGGCATAACAGAAAAAAGCTCCGCTTAGGGGAGCTCTTGCAGGAGGCTGACTATGACTGGCAAATTTGCTGAAAACCATCGTTATTCCGGTCGGATTTGTGGGCACTATACTCTATCTCTTGGTTTTTTCTGTAATTGGCAAGCAGCTGGCAGACACCGCCGGCGAAAATATCTTCTGGCCCTGGATGATCTTTCTGTGGATCAGCGCGATTCCCTGTTATAATGCTCTGTTTAAATGCTGAGGAATCAGCACATCCATCCGTCAGGATCACTCCTTCAGCATAAAAAACTCTGAAAGGTTAAGAATGCTCTCTCTTCTCGCACCGTTTGACAATATATCTTTTTTTCCGGCAACGTAATTTTTCTATTGCTGGATCTCAGTCACCCGATAGGGATACTCGCTTCGCTTATTTATGCCTGACAGAGAAAAGCCCCCTTTTCTCATAGGGTTCCCGTTTGACTGCTATTACTTCATAACCTGTCTTTTCGACGGCCTCTTTCAGCCTCTGGTCGTCAATCTCATCTTCTGTGATAATGACTGTCTGCCCTTTGGCATGAGAGGAACTTACCTTTTTCACCGGAAACTCTCTTCTCATCACATCATTTATATGGGCTTCACACATCCCGCACTGCATTCCATCTATCTGTATCGTGATCTTTATCATAAGACTTCCTCCTTCGGGTTCAATTCAGTTAGATAGTGTATTCTTTTAATTCGTTCTCGTGATATCTCCCTTCGGTTTGTATTAACTAACCTAGATTTAATTTTACACCTTAAGTTTCTGTCCGTCAAGATGCTCTCATCTGTTGCAGTCTTCATCCGTAACCTCACCTCACTGATAAACTTCGCCACTGCTGCTAGTCTTCCGGCCAGCTATTGCTGACCGGTGTCTGCGTATCATATATCCTCAAAGTAGAAATAATTGGTCTCGATGACGCTGATGCTCGTATATGGATTACGCAATGCCTGCTTAACATCCAGGATCACCCTCCGCATAGAATCATAATATTCTACCGCGTTGCTGCAGTATACCGGATTTCTTATTGAAGTAACTCTGACCCCCATCATCATACCTTTACACCCCTCGTATTCACTGCAGATAATATCCGTATTTTCAATTACGGCGTTCATGTACATTTTGCTCCGCTTATATTCACAATCGGCTGCCTCTTTCCAGAGAGCAATGACTATGTCCTTATTAAACAGTTCCCCGTGCATGCTATAGAAATTTATAATATATTGTTCTGTCATCATGGCAGGCCTTTTCTTTTACAATATGCACTAAATTTTCATAAGTGAACAGCTAAGGCATGCCCATGCTTCGCTGCCTTTTATACAAGAGTTTGCACTATATAAAATCGGCCGTAGGTTGGGACACTTCAAAAGCAATGTTACAAGAAAAATATATGCTCACGTCATAAAAACTCGTAGATCAAGATGACGCTCGGCTGGATCAGGCGCATATTCTATATTTCATAGGAAAAAAGTGCAGGATCTCTCGTGTGCCCCTCAAACGAAAAAAGCCCCAAAGCCCGCATAAATACAGGGCTTTTGAGACCTCTCGCATTCCGTATTATCATTTCGTCCTGCGGAAGATGGGACTTGAACCCACACGGCACGAATGCCACAAGATCCTTAGTCTTGCTCGTCTGCCAGTTCCGACACTTCCGCATTTTTCAGCCATCCGGTTTTTACTCCGGACGACAAAATTTATTATAGCATTTCTCACGATTTCCGTCAACATATTTTCTGAGTTTTTTTCATTTCCGCCTGGAGCAGGGCTTGTTTTTTCTTTTGCTCCGCTTTATAATTGTGGTGTTGCAGGCTTTGTCCTGTTTATTCACATTTTAGTACAGGAGGCATTCATAATGAAATTAGCAGTTTACAGCTGCCGCACTGATGAGCGTCCGCTGTTTGAAAAATACGCGGCGCAATATCAAATCAGGCTTGCTCTGACCTCGGAAGCACCTTCCCTGGAAAACGCTTCCCTGACGGAAGGCTGCCAGGCAGTCTGTGTCATCACAACTGCCGTTCCGCCGGAAATCATAGATATCTGGCACAGTTACGGCGTTAAAGTAATCTCTACCCGGACTGTCGGCTATGAACATGTAGATTACAAGTACGCGGCCAGCCTGGGAATCGCCGTATCCAACGTGAGCTATACTCCCCACACCGTGGCAGAATACACCGTCATGGCCATACTCATGGTTATTCGCCGGATGAAAACGATCTTAATCCGCTATATCGGGCAGGATTATTCTCTGGACAATATCCGCGGAAGAGAGCTGTGCCATATGACAGTCGGCGTCGTAGGTACCGGGCGAATCGGAGAGGCGGTCGTAGAAAATCTCAGCGGTTTTGGCTGTAAAATCCTCGCCAATAATCTGGTTGAAAAAGAATCTGTAAAAAAACTTGCGACTTATACAGATATGGACACCATCTGGAATGAATGTGACCTGATTACCTTCCACGTTCCGGCAACTGCGGATACCTGGCACATGGTCAATGCAGATACCCTCAGCCGCATGAAGGACGGGGTCATCCTGATCAATATGGCACGCGGCTCCCTCATTGATACCACTGCTCTGATTGAAGCACTGGAAAATCACAAGGTAGCCGCTGCAGCACTCGACGTTCTGGAAGACGAAAGCCATATTTATTATAAAGATTTCAAGTATACCCCCGTAGCCCATCATGAAATGGCAATATTAAATTCCATGCCGAATGTTCTGCTGACTCCTCACACTGCCTTTTTTACCGACGAGGCCGTCAGTGACATGATCGAATATTCAATGACCAGCTGTCTGGCCACCGTACGCGGAGACAAAAACCCTTTTCAGATCAACTGATCAAAGCGGACCTTTTCAAATGCTTCTTTGAGAAGAGTTTCATCGGCAGTCAGGCGAATGCCTGTACTGCCATAATTATCGATTTCTATTTCGAAGATGACGTCACCTACCTGTGTCCAGCCATAGAGTTCTGCAAGCTGAGTCGTCTGGCTGCTTCCATAATCATATGTATTTTTCAGCCAATAGATCTTCATACCGTTGACCGTCATTTCTTTGACCTGGCCCGGCACTATGTTAAAGTATTCGTTATACGCTTCCATCCAGCTGCAATCACTCCTGTCTCTGGCTCTCTCTTCCCTCAGAATAAATTGTATAATTCCCATCCGCGTCTGGTATCGGCTCCCCCATTTCGTATTTTGCTATAAAAGCCCCGGATGACAGCTGTGGATGCACCAAAGATTCTGTATGTTTATTTTCTTTTTTTCCTCAGGTTCAGAATAAAATGCTCCAGCCGCTTGGTAGCGCGCTTCAGTTCTTCAATAGAATACGCGTAGGATACCCGGATATATCCTTCTCCACAGGCGCCAAAAGCATCGCCCGGGACAACTGCTACCTTCTCCTCCCTGAGCAGCTCAGTCGCAAACTCCTCGGAGCTCATGCCAAATTCACTGATATTCGGAAATACGTAAAAGGCTCCGTAAGGCTCAAAGCATGGCAGTCCGACGTTCCGGAAAAAATTCATCAGGAAACGCCTGCGCTGGTTATAAGAATCCCGCATGGCCCGCACATCCTCTTCTGAATTCTTCAAAGCGTCGATAGCCGCATACTGGCTCACTGTGGGCGCAGACATGATCCCGAACTGATGGATCTTCACCATCTGTTCAATGATTTCCGCATTGCCCATCGCATATCCCAGCCTCCAGCCGGTCATGGCAAATGCCTTTGAAAATCCGTTGATGACGATTGTCCGTTCCTTCATATCCGGAAGAGATGCAATGCTCACATGAGGCTCTTTGTAAGTCAGCTCGCTGTAAATCTCATCTGAGAGAACCAGCAGATCGTGTTCTTTCACCACCTCTGCTATCGCTTCCAGATCCTCACGCTCCATAATCGCTCCCGTGGGATTGTTTGGATAAGAAATCATCAGAACCTTTGTCCTCTCCGTCAGCACCGCTTCCAGCTCTTCTCTCTGAAGCCGGAAGGCATTTTCCTCCTTCAGCTCAATGGGCACTGGAACACCGTCGGCCATGACGACGCAGGGCAGATAGGACACGAAGCTAGGCTCTATATAGGCAACCTCATCTCCGGGATTCAGCAGTGCCCGGAACGCGGCGTCAATCGCCTCACTTCCTCCCACTGTCAGGAAGATCTCACTGGCCGGGTCATAACTGATTCCCGTCTTCCTTTTCGTATAGTTACTGATTTCCTGACGCAGCTCCATTAGGCCTGAATTGGAGGTGTAAAAGGTCTTGCCGTTCTTCAGCGCTCTAATTCCTTCCTCCCTGATGTGCCAGGGGGTATCAAAATCCGGTTCTCCTACCCCCAGAGAAATTACGTCAGGAATCTCATTCGCCACATCAAAAAATTTACGGATGCCTGACGGCTTGATATTTAATACTTTTCTGGATAGTTTCTCTCTCATGGTGTGATCACCATTCTTTCATCTCTTTTAGAACCATCCAGCATAACGCCCAGCTCCTTATACTTTGTCAGGGTAAAGTGTGTGGTCGTGCTCTGCACTTCATGCATGGAAGCCAGCTTTTCAGAAACGAACATCGCCACTTCCTTCAGCGTCTTTCCCCGCACCGTCACCAGAAAATCATAAGAACCGGACAGCAGATAGAGTGACTCCACCTGCGGATAGGCTGAAATCTGCGCAGCGATCTTCTCATATCCTTCACCTCCCTGGGGAGTGACTCTCAGTTCGATCAAAGCTGTGATATCATCTTCTTTTTCTCTTCCCCAGTTGATCAGAGTCCGGTAGCCGCAGATAATATGCCTTTCTTCCAGCTCATGAATGGTATCCTGGACATCCGCCTCATCCGTACCCAGCATCACCGCCAGGTCCTCCGTGCCCAAAAGGGCGTTTGTTTCTATAATCTTCAATAATTGTTCCCGCATTTTCGCATCCATACTGATCTCTCCTGTCTTTCTGATTCGCTTTGCCGTGCCTGCCCTGCGGTGCATCTGTCCGAAGAGCCTTCCTGTATATAAAGATAGCCGCGTTCCCGGCAGACCGCCTGAACACAGCCATCCTTAAATTGATTATACCCCAGGGTTCCGCGCAATGCAACCCTTCCGCCGCCTTGTGCTACTTCTGCTTTCCCCCGGCCACATCCTCGATTTTAAAGCTCACTTCGCCTTCCCCCAGGCTAAATGTAATTCTGCAGGGTACTCTCGGCTATGACATTCTGCACCAGGCTGTTGTGCCCCAGCCATCCGTCATTTACTTTCTTATTTCTGAAAATAACTTCTGTTCCCCTTGGTTTTTCTGCCAGGTTTACTACCGCACAGCCTGCATAGCAGCAGCTGTCTCCGCCAGTTTCCATCACCTGTACGTGGGCACCGTTTCCGCTTATCGAATCCAGACAATACCGGCTTACCTTTACCTCTTCTACACGGTAGCTCCTGCTGATCGGAATCCTTTCAAAAGTATAAGAAAGTATGACTTCTCCCGTATCTAATGTGTTTCTTTCCACATCCTCTCTGTTAAAACAAAAAACGTGGGTAAAAGTACATATATTCCCTCCCACAGTTGTACCTGTTACCCGAATCAGAAAGACTGGATTGCCGTGATCCCAGTGGATTTCATCCGCTGCAACCGATTTTGATACCGTTAAGTCCCCGGTCAGAACTTCAATCGTCTGTTCAGGATCCTGAAGCTCTTCGTGACGGGTCAGCTCAATTCCTTTGCGGTATAGTTCTTCAGTAATCACAACATTCAGCCCTTCCAGCTCTGCCGCATTCAGTGAAAAAACCAGTTCTACCTCTCCCTGGTCTGTTGCCGGCGTAAAACTCTTTTCCACAGCCAGAAGTTTCCCGTCCTGTTCTATGATCTGCCCCGTTTCAGAGTTCCGCATATAGCCCTTTA includes:
- a CDS encoding PucR family transcriptional regulator yields the protein MLLSICNLFDWLSRKGYNVRSDIHTGPPILSGVRLLNNYYPEQDQDDVAFIGPSEDFMNSPSPGTIVCCKNDIIYIDEIDTELIFNECIRAFEFFNQWEIALLEAVIQDSNLNTFITLGHQVFQSPMFISGANGQTYAITSQYDPSIHPIWKQRLENGNLSFDFINQYHEGDYFQEMYSSTYPQISVSPIWGGEILFSNLRTRNERIGSVIIYEYGHKFHQGDVHLLHVYAKIIEKALALHPTQYFSLSELENLAFHLLDEKDTNWETAYNTLRAYRWKYDHRFLVICSSSPSGIDSVIIGRLRDIIKSKYNGICTVLYDGNLLVIINLNLRNDYHTVISDMQTLTKNKLIFGISYPFLDFANLKLYYQQALLSMQTAKSQKKTLMDFEEIFSSALRKNLPTNSGLSAMVHPDILLLLSMDRKNSTDYATTLYVYLLCGCNSRETARILSIHRNTLLYRMDKIRTFCTLSLDNLQNRQILFISLVFSGFFLN
- a CDS encoding heavy-metal-associated domain-containing protein; translation: MIKITIQIDGMQCGMCEAHINDVMRREFPVKKVSSSHAKGQTVIITEDEIDDQRLKEAVEKTGYEVIAVKREPYEKRGLFSVRHK
- a CDS encoding D-isomer specific 2-hydroxyacid dehydrogenase family protein — protein: MKLAVYSCRTDERPLFEKYAAQYQIRLALTSEAPSLENASLTEGCQAVCVITTAVPPEIIDIWHSYGVKVISTRTVGYEHVDYKYAASLGIAVSNVSYTPHTVAEYTVMAILMVIRRMKTILIRYIGQDYSLDNIRGRELCHMTVGVVGTGRIGEAVVENLSGFGCKILANNLVEKESVKKLATYTDMDTIWNECDLITFHVPATADTWHMVNADTLSRMKDGVILINMARGSLIDTTALIEALENHKVAAAALDVLEDESHIYYKDFKYTPVAHHEMAILNSMPNVLLTPHTAFFTDEAVSDMIEYSMTSCLATVRGDKNPFQIN
- a CDS encoding aminotransferase class I/II-fold pyridoxal phosphate-dependent enzyme: MREKLSRKVLNIKPSGIRKFFDVANEIPDVISLGVGEPDFDTPWHIREEGIRALKNGKTFYTSNSGLMELRQEISNYTKRKTGISYDPASEIFLTVGGSEAIDAAFRALLNPGDEVAYIEPSFVSYLPCVVMADGVPVPIELKEENAFRLQREELEAVLTERTKVLMISYPNNPTGAIMEREDLEAIAEVVKEHDLLVLSDEIYSELTYKEPHVSIASLPDMKERTIVINGFSKAFAMTGWRLGYAMGNAEIIEQMVKIHQFGIMSAPTVSQYAAIDALKNSEEDVRAMRDSYNQRRRFLMNFFRNVGLPCFEPYGAFYVFPNISEFGMSSEEFATELLREEKVAVVPGDAFGACGEGYIRVSYAYSIEELKRATKRLEHFILNLRKKRK
- a CDS encoding Lrp/AsnC family transcriptional regulator; this translates as MREQLLKIIETNALLGTEDLAVMLGTDEADVQDTIHELEERHIICGYRTLINWGREKEDDITALIELRVTPQGGEGYEKIAAQISAYPQVESLYLLSGSYDFLVTVRGKTLKEVAMFVSEKLASMHEVQSTTTHFTLTKYKELGVMLDGSKRDERMVITP